From a single Pseudomonadota bacterium genomic region:
- a CDS encoding TerB family tellurite resistance protein, with translation MFSSIRQWLDSLNEESHLFTNRDDAMLHSGVAAVLYHLIAADQTISQRERNAFHQIMREEFDLSDAQIAHLFEAAQSSRGDPLEDVETVSAYLKDSPTMRMAFVAKLMRLINVDGTEQRELDALYGSLREAFPELGAP, from the coding sequence ATGTTCTCCTCGATTCGCCAGTGGTTGGACTCCCTGAACGAGGAAAGCCATCTCTTCACAAACCGGGACGATGCCATGCTGCATAGCGGCGTCGCGGCCGTGCTCTACCACCTCATTGCGGCTGATCAGACGATCAGCCAGCGCGAGCGCAACGCTTTCCACCAGATCATGCGCGAGGAGTTCGACCTTAGCGACGCGCAAATCGCCCACCTGTTCGAAGCAGCGCAAAGCTCGCGCGGGGACCCCCTCGAAGACGTCGAGACCGTGAGCGCCTACCTCAAGGACAGCCCGACCATGCGCATGGCATTTGTGGCCAAACTGATGCGCCTGATCAACGTGGACGGCACGGAACAGAGAGAACTCGACGCGCTCTACGGCAGCCTGCGAGAGGCCTTTCCGGAACTCGGCGCGCCGTGA
- a CDS encoding cupin domain-containing protein — MRLTVANALARLAQVDTPFRELFTHGSMSVEIYRPISVDRQTPHTRDELYVVASGSGWFVSDGARERFEAGEVLFVPAGVPHRFEDFSEDFVTWVFFYGPEGGEASPQG; from the coding sequence ATGAGACTGACCGTTGCCAACGCGCTGGCGCGTCTGGCCCAAGTCGATACGCCGTTCCGAGAGCTGTTCACCCACGGCAGTATGAGCGTTGAGATTTATCGGCCGATTAGTGTCGATAGGCAAACCCCCCATACGCGCGATGAGCTGTACGTGGTGGCGTCGGGCAGCGGCTGGTTCGTAAGCGATGGGGCGCGCGAGCGATTCGAGGCGGGCGAGGTGCTTTTCGTGCCTGCGGGGGTGCCGCATCGATTCGAGGATTTCTCCGAAGACTTCGTCACCTGGGTGTTCTTTTATGGCCCAGAGGGCGGGGAGGCATCACCGCAAGGGTGA
- a CDS encoding YiiD C-terminal domain-containing protein yields MAQRQEDHHQFSEALKQRLGTTWAEQIPLARFMRLQLQELDARGLRLSAPLAPSANHMGTGFAGALQTAMTLAGWGLTAALVDGGPPSDIVAQSVKVKFLLPVRSDFDAMAVMPDGQTVESFLTQFRRRGRARLHLRVRAMVGDEIHALGEVGYAAIPPSP; encoded by the coding sequence ATGGCGCAGCGGCAAGAAGATCATCACCAGTTCAGCGAAGCGCTCAAGCAGCGCTTAGGAACTACCTGGGCCGAACAGATCCCCTTGGCGCGATTCATGCGTCTGCAGCTGCAAGAGCTCGATGCGCGAGGCTTGCGACTGTCCGCCCCTCTGGCGCCGAGCGCCAACCACATGGGTACGGGTTTTGCGGGGGCCTTGCAGACCGCGATGACGCTCGCCGGGTGGGGGCTGACCGCCGCTCTGGTAGATGGCGGCCCACCTAGCGATATCGTTGCGCAAAGCGTGAAGGTCAAGTTTCTTCTTCCCGTGCGCAGCGACTTTGACGCGATGGCAGTAATGCCTGATGGCCAGACCGTGGAGAGTTTCCTGACCCAGTTCCGCCGCCGCGGCCGAGCGCGCCTGCATCTGCGGGTGCGGGCCATGGTGGGTGATGAGATTCACGCCCTAGGAGAAGTTGGCTACGCGGCGATCCCACCTAGTCCTTAG
- a CDS encoding DUF819 family protein — MITAPLGVLAVLAVNVSVSDWLGRRPGWHLLGAALLVIALTAVCANVGLIPSVTDGSVAYEAVFSYVAPMAIFWLLLGVNLRSIVAAGLPMLSMFVLGATGTLVGVLAAMTLIPPDVFGEYRAALAGMFVGTYIGGALNFNAVALEFGIQREGLLYASAGVIDNLMTTVWMIATIALPRVLAPLWPRNAAADAKVTPDDTTPATSAHDAGSDDETVGPGDLALMLALGAGALLASQKLTDLIAGTGVELPQILVLTTVALTLAQIPTIQRLRGARALGMFAVLLFLAAIGALCDLGELAGTGSLGLGLSALVTLAVLVHGMLVFAGAYVLRVDPAVAAVASQANIGGGTSALALARGLDRPELVAPALLIGSLGNAVGTYLGFFAADVLA; from the coding sequence ATGATCACCGCCCCACTCGGGGTGCTCGCAGTGCTGGCGGTCAATGTGAGTGTCAGCGACTGGCTGGGCCGACGCCCGGGCTGGCACCTGCTTGGCGCCGCCCTGTTGGTAATCGCACTCACGGCCGTGTGCGCCAACGTGGGCCTGATTCCGTCGGTGACGGACGGCTCGGTTGCCTACGAGGCAGTATTCTCCTACGTGGCGCCCATGGCCATCTTCTGGTTGCTGCTCGGCGTAAACCTCCGCAGCATCGTCGCCGCTGGCCTGCCCATGCTAAGCATGTTCGTCCTAGGCGCGACCGGCACCCTAGTGGGTGTCCTAGCCGCCATGACGCTCATCCCGCCCGATGTCTTCGGCGAGTATCGGGCCGCACTAGCGGGGATGTTCGTGGGCACCTATATCGGTGGAGCCCTCAACTTTAATGCTGTAGCTCTCGAGTTCGGCATTCAGCGCGAGGGCTTGCTCTACGCCAGCGCGGGGGTCATCGACAACCTCATGACCACCGTATGGATGATCGCGACGATCGCCCTGCCGCGCGTCCTGGCTCCTCTTTGGCCGCGCAACGCAGCCGCCGATGCCAAGGTGACGCCCGACGATACTACCCCAGCGACATCCGCTCACGATGCGGGGTCGGACGATGAGACAGTCGGCCCGGGCGACCTGGCACTCATGCTGGCCTTGGGAGCGGGCGCCCTGCTCGCTTCCCAGAAGTTAACTGATCTCATCGCTGGTACTGGGGTGGAGCTTCCACAGATCTTGGTGTTGACCACCGTCGCCTTGACCCTTGCACAGATACCGACGATCCAGCGCCTACGCGGCGCCCGTGCCTTGGGGATGTTCGCGGTACTGCTGTTTCTGGCCGCTATCGGTGCACTCTGCGACCTCGGAGAACTCGCCGGGACCGGCAGCCTCGGACTAGGCCTATCGGCCCTCGTCACGCTCGCCGTGCTCGTCCACGGCATGCTCGTGTTCGCTGGAGCCTACGTGCTACGCGTGGACCCGGCCGTGGCCGCCGTCGCCTCCCAAGCGAACATCGGGGGCGGCACCTCAGCGCTCGCCCTCGCGCGGGGCTTGGATCGACCAGAGTTGGTGGCGCCGGCCCTGTTGATCGGATCTCTCGGCAACGCTGTGGGCACCTATCTCGGTTTTTTCGCCGCGGATGTGCTCGCCTAA
- a CDS encoding DUF808 domain-containing protein, translating to MSTGLIALLDDVVSIAKVAAASLDDVAGQAAKAGAKSAGVVIDDTAVTPRYVVGFAAAREIPIVYKIAVGSLRNKVLVLLPVALLLSKFAPWVITPLLMLGGFYLCYEGAEKVLEVFLPHHAHKHEAKVGLVEPEGQALEDKKVASAIRTDFILSAEIMAIALSEVADSPLLTQAIVLAIVGIGITLAVYGVVAIIVKADDMGVALAATQWEGPLGGAVRALGRGLVVAMPGFLKLLAAVGTAAMVWVGGGIVIHGLAEFGADGVEHALHDFAVLVAHAVRALEGFIEWLVFATGAGVFGLVVGLLLIPVVGRVVAPTWSALSALLPAGGKGAQGVDHGD from the coding sequence GTGAGTACAGGGTTGATTGCACTGTTGGACGATGTGGTGTCGATCGCCAAGGTGGCGGCGGCCTCCTTGGACGACGTGGCTGGCCAGGCGGCCAAGGCGGGCGCCAAGTCTGCCGGTGTCGTCATCGACGATACGGCGGTCACCCCGCGCTACGTGGTCGGCTTCGCTGCCGCTCGGGAAATCCCCATCGTCTACAAGATCGCGGTCGGCTCCTTGCGCAACAAGGTGTTGGTGCTGTTGCCGGTGGCCCTGCTGCTCAGCAAGTTCGCCCCATGGGTCATTACCCCGCTGCTGATGCTGGGCGGCTTCTACCTCTGCTACGAGGGGGCGGAGAAGGTGCTTGAGGTCTTCTTGCCGCACCATGCGCACAAGCACGAGGCGAAGGTGGGGTTGGTAGAACCCGAGGGGCAGGCGCTGGAAGACAAGAAGGTGGCGAGCGCTATTCGCACGGATTTCATCCTTTCCGCCGAGATCATGGCCATCGCCCTCTCCGAGGTGGCGGACTCGCCCCTGCTCACGCAGGCGATCGTGTTGGCCATTGTCGGGATCGGCATCACCTTGGCCGTTTACGGCGTCGTGGCGATCATCGTGAAGGCCGATGACATGGGCGTTGCCCTGGCGGCGACGCAGTGGGAAGGGCCCCTGGGCGGCGCCGTACGCGCCCTTGGCCGTGGGCTGGTGGTTGCGATGCCCGGATTCCTGAAGCTGCTCGCGGCCGTCGGCACGGCCGCGATGGTCTGGGTCGGCGGCGGCATCGTAATCCACGGGCTCGCCGAGTTTGGTGCAGACGGTGTGGAACACGCCCTGCACGATTTCGCCGTCCTTGTGGCTCACGCCGTGCGCGCGCTAGAGGGCTTTATCGAATGGCTCGTGTTCGCCACCGGCGCGGGGGTGTTCGGTCTGGTGGTTGGGCTGTTGCTTATCCCTGTCGTGGGTCGTGTGGTAGCGCCAACGTGGTCGGCCCTGAGCGCCTTGCTGCCCGCTGGGGGCAAGGGGGCGCAAGGTGTGGATCATGGCGACTAG